A genomic window from Candidatus Eremiobacteraceae bacterium includes:
- the coaBC gene encoding bifunctional phosphopantothenoylcysteine decarboxylase/phosphopantothenate--cysteine ligase CoaBC: MSTPEKKTSLAGRTILVGVCGGIAAYKCAGVVSKLRQAGADVHVILTDPARKFVTPLTFQAVSGNDVHTEMFDAGTAWQVAHITLVRKSELFLVLNATANTLAKLAHGIADNLLTTCALATRNPILVAHAMNTAMLEAEATQNNLATLAKRGVEFVMPAAGFLACGEFGDGRLADEDAIVRAAIRVLGRGASMTGERVLITAGPTREFLDPARFLSNSSTGRMGYALADEARRRGAAVTLVSGPTEIRVPPEVRIVRVVSAREMHAAVLESLPDSSLFIGAAAVADFRPAIESAEKAKKRDADLHVELASNPDVIADVAQRRPPGCFVVGFAAETDDLENNAREKLARKKLDCIVVNRIGRNGGAFASTENEVRIFWPGGEQDVPRASKADVAGTILDRIVALRRRG, translated from the coding sequence ATGAGCACACCTGAAAAAAAAACCAGCCTCGCCGGCCGGACCATCCTCGTCGGCGTTTGCGGCGGTATCGCCGCTTACAAATGCGCTGGAGTGGTCAGCAAGCTGCGCCAGGCGGGCGCCGACGTCCACGTGATCCTGACCGACCCGGCGCGCAAGTTCGTCACGCCGCTTACGTTTCAGGCCGTCTCCGGCAATGATGTCCACACTGAGATGTTCGACGCGGGGACGGCGTGGCAGGTCGCTCACATCACGCTGGTGCGCAAATCGGAACTCTTCCTCGTCCTCAATGCCACGGCGAACACGCTGGCCAAGCTTGCCCACGGCATCGCCGACAATCTGCTCACGACGTGCGCGCTCGCGACGCGCAATCCCATCCTTGTGGCACACGCGATGAACACGGCCATGCTCGAGGCCGAGGCCACCCAGAATAATCTTGCGACTCTTGCCAAGCGAGGCGTGGAGTTCGTCATGCCGGCCGCCGGATTCTTGGCGTGCGGCGAGTTCGGCGACGGTCGCCTCGCGGATGAAGATGCGATAGTACGCGCCGCGATTCGCGTCCTCGGGCGCGGCGCGAGCATGACGGGGGAGCGCGTGCTGATCACGGCCGGGCCGACGCGCGAGTTCCTCGACCCGGCGCGCTTCCTGTCCAATTCCTCCACCGGCAGGATGGGATACGCGCTTGCGGATGAAGCGCGCCGACGCGGCGCTGCCGTCACGCTTGTGAGCGGGCCGACGGAGATCCGCGTTCCGCCGGAGGTACGGATCGTGCGCGTCGTCTCGGCGCGCGAGATGCATGCGGCAGTCCTCGAAAGCTTGCCCGATTCGTCGTTGTTCATCGGCGCCGCGGCTGTGGCGGATTTCCGGCCGGCGATCGAATCAGCGGAAAAGGCGAAAAAGCGCGACGCAGACCTGCATGTGGAGCTCGCGTCGAATCCGGATGTCATCGCCGACGTCGCGCAACGGCGGCCGCCGGGCTGCTTCGTCGTCGGATTCGCCGCCGAGACAGACGATCTCGAGAACAACGCGCGCGAGAAGCTTGCTCGCAAAAAGTTGGATTGCATCGTCGTGAACCGCATCGGACGCAACGGCGGTGCGTTTGCCTCTACGGAGAACGAAGTAAGGATTTTTTGGCCGGGCGGCGAGCAGGACGTGCCGCGCGCGTCAAAGGCGGACGTCGCGGGAACGATCCTCGATCGCATCGTCGCTCTTCGGCGTCGCGGCTGA
- a CDS encoding NAD(P)H-dependent oxidoreductase codes for MSSQKVSIAAFAGSLRKKSFNRGLLRAVVALAPADVEIRVIDIDDVPLFNADLESETNPLPPVKRLCDAIKDADALLVVSPEYNYSMPAVTKNVLDWASRTDGVLDDKPTALMGASPGQFGTVRCQLHLRQVAVENNMHVLNEPELYIMRARTKFDENGDLTDEETKQRVVALLEALAAFARRLNPGKGQSAPS; via the coding sequence ATGAGTTCACAGAAAGTCTCCATCGCGGCGTTCGCCGGTTCGCTGCGCAAGAAATCGTTCAATCGAGGTTTGCTGCGCGCCGTTGTCGCGCTTGCGCCCGCGGATGTCGAGATCCGCGTCATCGACATCGACGACGTACCGCTTTTCAACGCGGATCTGGAGAGCGAGACGAATCCGCTCCCGCCCGTGAAGCGCTTGTGCGATGCGATCAAAGATGCCGACGCGCTGCTCGTCGTATCGCCGGAATACAATTATTCGATGCCGGCCGTCACAAAAAACGTCTTGGACTGGGCGTCTCGAACCGACGGCGTGCTCGACGATAAGCCCACCGCGCTCATGGGCGCGTCGCCAGGCCAATTCGGTACGGTGCGCTGTCAGCTTCACCTGCGGCAGGTCGCCGTCGAAAATAACATGCACGTGCTCAACGAACCCGAACTCTACATAATGCGGGCTCGGACCAAATTCGACGAGAACGGCGACCTGACGGACGAGGAGACGAAGCAGCGCGTCGTCGCGCTGCTCGAAGCGCTGGCCGCATTTGCGCGCCGGCTGAACCCGGGCAAAGGGCAAAGCGCCCCTTCGTGA
- the panB gene encoding 3-methyl-2-oxobutanoate hydroxymethyltransferase, which translates to MPVTINTFFEKKKRREKIAVLTAYDALVAAMVHAAGADAILVGDSAGMVFGGHDTTLPVTMDEMLYHTRSVVRGARGAFVIADMPFLSYQCGHDDAVRNAGMFLKEAGAHAVKIEGGSDPALVARLVATGIPVMGHLGLTPQSVHALGGFRAQAKTATAAATLIENARAIADAGCFAIVLECVPSAVAECVTEAVACPTIGIGAGAGCDGQVSVINDLLGLSTGYLPRHAKRYAHFYDDGLKALRQYITDVRSLAFPGPENEVETAQQRTQKTKSVSVDPSTP; encoded by the coding sequence ATGCCCGTCACCATCAACACGTTTTTCGAGAAGAAGAAGCGCCGCGAGAAGATCGCCGTGCTCACCGCGTACGACGCCCTCGTGGCGGCGATGGTGCACGCGGCGGGCGCAGATGCGATCCTCGTCGGCGATTCGGCCGGCATGGTGTTCGGCGGCCACGATACGACGCTGCCGGTGACGATGGACGAGATGCTCTATCACACGCGGTCGGTCGTGCGCGGAGCGCGAGGAGCATTCGTCATCGCCGACATGCCGTTTCTCTCCTATCAATGCGGGCACGACGACGCGGTGCGCAATGCCGGTATGTTTCTCAAAGAGGCCGGCGCGCATGCCGTCAAGATCGAGGGCGGCAGTGATCCGGCGTTGGTAGCACGTCTCGTGGCGACAGGCATACCCGTGATGGGGCACCTCGGCCTGACACCCCAGTCCGTCCACGCTCTTGGAGGCTTCCGCGCGCAGGCCAAGACCGCCACGGCGGCGGCAACGCTCATCGAAAACGCGCGCGCGATCGCCGATGCGGGATGTTTCGCGATCGTCTTGGAGTGCGTGCCCAGTGCCGTCGCCGAGTGCGTGACGGAAGCGGTCGCATGCCCCACGATCGGCATCGGCGCAGGCGCAGGCTGCGACGGCCAGGTGAGCGTGATCAACGATCTGCTCGGTTTGTCGACCGGATATCTGCCCAGACATGCCAAGCGCTACGCGCATTTCTACGATGACGGTCTCAAAGCGTTGCGACAGTACATAACGGACGTTCGCAGCCTCGCCTTCCCGGGCCCGGAAAACGAAGTGGAAACGGCGCAGCAACGCACGCAAAAGACGAAGAGCGTGTCCGTCGACCCCTCGACGCCATAG
- the panC gene encoding pantoate--beta-alanine ligase has product MKVARSVAQARAERADLRAPVGFVPTMGALHAGHTSLVERARAECESVVVSLYVNPLQFAPGEDFSRYPRTFERDAALLEAAGADLLFAPSDEELVGANAPTAVEVGAIAAHLEGERRPGHFRGVATIVHKLFDVIRPQRAYFGQKDAQQLAVVRRMTAEMDLPVEIVQCPIVRDSDGLALSSRNAYLSDEERREAVRLSRVLRTIADGLRDGRRDIAALIRESLPDLAPLRNDYVAVVDSGAFEPLEFAPAGAELLVVGAAYCGATRLIDNMEVRTP; this is encoded by the coding sequence GTGAAGGTCGCTCGTTCCGTCGCGCAGGCGCGCGCCGAGCGCGCCGATTTGCGCGCGCCAGTCGGGTTCGTGCCCACGATGGGTGCGCTGCACGCCGGCCACACGTCGCTTGTGGAGCGCGCGCGCGCCGAATGCGAATCCGTCGTTGTTTCGCTCTACGTCAACCCGTTGCAGTTCGCGCCCGGCGAAGATTTCTCGCGCTATCCGCGCACGTTCGAACGCGATGCCGCTCTGTTGGAAGCTGCGGGCGCGGATCTTTTGTTCGCACCATCGGACGAAGAACTCGTCGGAGCTAACGCGCCAACGGCTGTGGAGGTCGGCGCGATCGCCGCTCATCTGGAAGGCGAGCGCCGCCCCGGTCATTTTCGCGGCGTGGCCACCATCGTGCACAAACTCTTCGATGTCATCAGGCCGCAACGCGCGTACTTCGGTCAGAAGGACGCACAGCAGCTTGCCGTTGTGCGTCGCATGACAGCCGAGATGGATCTGCCGGTCGAGATCGTCCAGTGCCCGATCGTGCGCGACTCCGACGGTCTCGCACTCTCATCGCGCAATGCCTATCTAAGCGATGAGGAGCGCCGCGAAGCGGTGCGGCTCTCGCGCGTTCTTCGTACGATCGCAGATGGTCTTCGCGACGGACGGCGCGACATCGCCGCGCTCATCCGCGAATCGCTCCCCGATTTGGCGCCGCTGCGAAACGACTACGTGGCGGTCGTGGATTCCGGCGCATTCGAACCGCTTGAGTTCGCGCCCGCCGGCGCGGAGCTGCTTGTCGTCGGTGCAGCCTACTGCGGTGCGACGCGTCTCATCGATAACATGGAAGTGCGTACGCCGTAG
- a CDS encoding CoA-acylating methylmalonate-semialdehyde dehydrogenase, whose protein sequence is MIPVLIGAKWERLQRETLPVFNPATAEEIERVPLSTGADVDRAVAAAAAAFEDWSRTTVMDRQRLMFAYKALLEKHVDELAAIITRHHGKTLAEARGEVRRGIEVVDFACAATTILQGRTLREVGAGVDQDCYRYPVGVVAGITPFNFPVMIPLWMFPLAVVCGNTFVLKPSERTPLGAVRLAELFSQAGFPDGVLNVVHGTSECVNALITHDRVAAVSFVGSEAVASHVYREAARTGKRVQSAGGAKNHIFVMPDADIASAIPSILNSAFGNAGERCLAGSVAVAIGSSGKPLLAALTESAEKLVVGPGDREGVDIGPLIRDEHRTRVLDHIAKGVSDGARIPVDGRGYVQQPGYFVGPTVLDGVTHEMAAGRDEIFGPVLSVAYADSLDEAIALANTSAYGNMSAIFTSSGASARRFRDTVQAGMVGVNVGTAQPFGFYPFSGWKGSFYGDLHMQGQDAVEFYTRKKMVISRW, encoded by the coding sequence GTGATCCCTGTATTGATCGGTGCGAAGTGGGAGCGCTTGCAGCGAGAGACGTTGCCGGTCTTTAATCCCGCCACGGCCGAGGAGATCGAACGGGTGCCTTTGAGCACCGGCGCGGACGTGGATCGCGCGGTCGCTGCGGCTGCAGCAGCATTCGAAGATTGGAGCCGCACGACGGTCATGGACCGCCAGCGGCTGATGTTCGCCTACAAAGCACTGCTCGAAAAGCATGTGGACGAACTTGCCGCCATCATCACGCGGCATCACGGCAAGACGCTTGCCGAAGCGCGCGGCGAAGTTCGGCGCGGCATCGAAGTCGTGGATTTTGCCTGCGCGGCGACGACGATTTTGCAGGGCCGAACGTTGCGCGAAGTCGGCGCCGGCGTGGATCAGGACTGCTATCGCTATCCGGTCGGCGTCGTCGCGGGGATCACGCCGTTCAATTTTCCGGTGATGATTCCACTGTGGATGTTTCCGCTCGCGGTGGTGTGCGGCAACACGTTTGTGCTCAAGCCGTCGGAACGGACGCCTCTCGGCGCCGTACGTCTAGCGGAACTCTTCTCGCAGGCCGGCTTTCCTGACGGCGTGCTCAACGTCGTTCATGGCACGTCCGAATGCGTCAACGCGCTGATCACGCACGACAGAGTTGCCGCCGTTTCGTTCGTCGGATCCGAAGCCGTCGCATCGCACGTGTACCGCGAAGCGGCGCGAACCGGCAAGCGCGTGCAGTCGGCCGGCGGCGCGAAGAACCACATCTTCGTGATGCCGGATGCGGACATCGCAAGCGCGATTCCGTCCATATTGAACTCGGCGTTCGGCAACGCGGGAGAGCGATGTCTTGCGGGCAGCGTCGCTGTGGCCATCGGTTCTTCCGGCAAGCCGCTTCTTGCGGCGTTGACGGAAAGCGCGGAAAAACTTGTCGTGGGTCCGGGCGATCGCGAAGGCGTGGACATCGGCCCGCTCATCCGCGACGAGCACCGCACCCGCGTCCTGGACCACATCGCCAAAGGCGTCTCAGACGGCGCGCGCATTCCGGTGGACGGCCGCGGCTACGTCCAGCAGCCCGGTTACTTCGTGGGACCGACGGTTCTCGATGGCGTCACCCACGAGATGGCGGCCGGACGCGATGAGATCTTCGGCCCCGTTCTCTCGGTCGCGTATGCCGATTCGCTCGACGAGGCGATCGCGCTCGCCAACACATCGGCATACGGCAACATGTCGGCGATCTTCACATCCAGCGGCGCGTCGGCGCGGCGCTTTCGCGATACGGTGCAGGCCGGCATGGTCGGCGTCAACGTCGGCACGGCGCAGCCGTTCGGCTTCTATCCGTTTTCGGGCTGGAAGGGCTCGTTCTACGGCGACCTGCACATGCAAGGTCAGGACGCTGTGGAATTTTACACGCGCAAGAAGATGGTCATTTCACGCTGGTAG
- a CDS encoding type III pantothenate kinase, translating to MLLTLDIGNSNIKFGLFESEGEHAGALAHTWRSVTDPRQTGDELAALVYGMLAVRGVQPSVVERVVVASVVPELYRAVSGVAQSYFHCRAEFISAARQSIVPVRTQRPAELGADLIANAIAALRKYGAPHIVVGFGTATTYSGVDSNGAFAGAAIAAGIEVSVDALVARAAKLMSVPLVRPAAALGTDTSSALQSGIIFGFVGQTEYLVAKIAAELGGKPTVIATGGLAELVATNTKCIDHVDESLSLHGLYIWATTGSSQRASEGADASRPNHAKALERTE from the coding sequence GTGCTGCTCACGCTCGACATCGGGAACTCGAATATCAAGTTCGGCCTCTTCGAGAGCGAAGGCGAGCACGCGGGCGCGCTTGCTCACACGTGGCGCTCCGTCACCGATCCGCGTCAGACGGGCGACGAACTCGCCGCACTCGTGTACGGCATGCTTGCCGTGCGCGGCGTGCAGCCGTCTGTGGTCGAACGTGTCGTGGTCGCGAGCGTCGTGCCCGAGCTCTATCGCGCGGTTTCCGGCGTGGCCCAAAGCTATTTCCACTGCCGCGCGGAGTTCATCTCGGCGGCGCGGCAGTCTATCGTGCCGGTGCGAACGCAGCGCCCCGCCGAGCTCGGCGCCGATCTCATCGCCAATGCGATAGCCGCGCTGCGCAAATACGGCGCGCCGCACATCGTGGTCGGCTTCGGCACCGCGACGACGTACTCAGGGGTGGATTCGAACGGCGCTTTTGCGGGCGCTGCGATAGCGGCCGGCATCGAGGTCTCGGTCGACGCGCTCGTCGCGCGAGCGGCGAAATTGATGAGCGTTCCGCTCGTACGGCCGGCCGCTGCGCTCGGCACGGACACTTCGTCGGCGCTGCAGTCGGGCATCATCTTCGGCTTTGTCGGACAGACGGAGTACCTCGTCGCGAAGATCGCCGCCGAGCTCGGCGGCAAGCCGACGGTCATCGCGACCGGCGGGCTGGCAGAGCTCGTCGCGACGAACACGAAGTGCATCGACCACGTGGATGAAAGCCTGAGCCTCCACGGTCTCTACATCTGGGCTACAACCGGATCTTCTCAACGGGCTTCTGAAGGGGCCGACGCTAGTCGGCCCAACCATGCGAAAGCTTTGGAAAGAACTGAATGA